AGGTCTTAATCCAGTGAATACTGATGTCCGGGATGGGTTACATATAGGATATTGGCAATAGGCATGATTGAAGAGTGTCCCTCGCTCGGCGAGCCGATCAATGTTAGGTGTGTGCACCTCCGAATGCCCATAACAACCAAGGAAGGGTCGCAGATCATCAACAACGATGAACAACACATTATATTGTCCATCAGCATTCGAGCGATATTTAGGCAAAAACCCAGTTGTAAAGGCGGCCGCGCCTGCTTTTAAACTCGTTGAGAGAAAGGCGCGCCGCGTAAAGGGACGTTTCGTAGAGGCCTGTTCTTGCCCTTGTATAGTTCTCCCTTTGTGCATAATATAAATGATTCCTATGGAAATATTATGACTATTTCTCCATCCCTCACAGATTCTCTGAATAGCATAAGGAGTTCTTCTTCACCCTTTTCTGGGAACTCAAAAGACAAACGGAGATACTCAATGATTATTTCATCAAAGGCACTGATGTACTCAAAGTAAAACATTCCAAATGTATTCTCTTTTAGTTTCTCAACAAAAGCATCTTCAAGATTCTCAAGCCCTTCCAACAGTTCAGGATTTTCAAGATTTTCTTGGCGATATATATCTACCAAATCAACCCAAAGTCCTTTTCTAAAACCGAGTTCTTCTTTAAAGATGTCCTCAGCAGCAGTGAATACAGTAGAAAAATCGCCTGTTTCTTCTGCCATTTGGTGGGCCTCTACCCGTCTTTTATTGACTTTTTCCATTGCTACTTGTGCTTTTTCTAAAGAATTCTGTGTAGGTGTAACAATCTCCATGTCTGGAGGCGTAACAGTCCCCGTGATTGGTTGCCTCATTGCTTGGTCACACCCGATAAGCAATGCGAACACACAAGGCATTAACACCATCAACAACATTAACAATCTCATTTTGACTCCTTTTCAAGTAGACCCTAAACTTGTAGGGGTAATTCATCTTGACAGCCTACTCGTATTAAAAAATTTACCTAATCATTCATTATACCTTAATTCTCTCATCGTGTCATGGAAAATAGGGGCAATTTTAGGATGAACATTAAAAGGGG
The DNA window shown above is from Candidatus Poribacteria bacterium and carries:
- a CDS encoding sulfatase-like hydrolase/transferase, with translation MHKGRTIQGQEQASTKRPFTRRAFLSTSLKAGAAAFTTGFLPKYRSNADGQYNVLFIVVDDLRPFLGCYGHSEVHTPNIDRLAERGTLFNHAYCQYPICNPSRTSVFTGLRPETTRVLNNSAGFREMLPNAVTLPQHFKAYGYHTQSVGKIMHNLSRQDDIYSWSVPSWGLPITNQGPLNPSWQAFDVEDDELSSGKTA